In Haloimpatiens massiliensis, the following are encoded in one genomic region:
- a CDS encoding serine dehydratase subunit alpha family protein: protein MSCDECGCKGFIEILKSEVVPALGCTEPIAVALAAAKAKEALNSYPELIKVFVSDNILKNGMGVGIPGTGMTGLDIAAALGAIGGNPNVELEVLKDITKQNIEDAKDMLKGGKVSVNTKAVPNKLYIEVQCVSEKNISKAIIKDKHNNLVLVQLNEEILFQVEDEEEAEVSIDKDKNKEHCIKLSVEDIYDFAINSPLEDIEFILEGAKMNRKIAEEGLKGYGLNVGKTIIDNIKKGVLSDDIQNYAMALTAAASDARMAGCMYPVMSNSGSGNQGLTVMLPVVAVAEKLNVSSEKLARALVLSNLVAIHIKTYLGRLSALCGCVVASAGASCGITYLLGGQLKEINYSIKNMVGNISGMICDGAKTGCALKVSTGVSAAVQSSLLAMNNIVISEKEGIIEKDVEKTIRNIAQIGREGMLQTDKLILNIMTHK, encoded by the coding sequence ATGTCTTGTGATGAGTGTGGATGTAAAGGTTTTATAGAAATACTTAAATCGGAGGTAGTTCCAGCATTAGGATGTACAGAGCCAATTGCAGTGGCTTTAGCAGCTGCAAAAGCTAAGGAGGCTTTAAATTCTTATCCTGAATTAATAAAAGTTTTTGTAAGTGATAATATATTAAAGAACGGAATGGGTGTAGGTATACCGGGAACCGGTATGACAGGACTAGATATAGCGGCAGCATTAGGTGCTATTGGAGGAAATCCTAATGTGGAATTAGAAGTTTTAAAGGATATAACTAAGCAAAATATAGAAGATGCAAAAGATATGTTAAAGGGTGGAAAAGTATCAGTAAATACAAAAGCTGTACCCAATAAACTTTATATAGAGGTTCAATGCGTAAGTGAAAAAAATATTTCAAAGGCCATTATAAAGGATAAACACAATAATTTAGTTTTAGTTCAGCTAAATGAAGAGATTTTATTTCAAGTAGAGGATGAAGAAGAAGCAGAAGTATCTATTGATAAAGATAAAAATAAAGAGCATTGTATAAAATTAAGTGTTGAAGATATATATGATTTTGCTATAAATAGTCCCCTAGAGGATATAGAATTTATTTTAGAAGGGGCAAAAATGAATAGAAAAATAGCAGAAGAAGGCTTAAAAGGCTATGGCTTAAATGTAGGAAAAACCATTATAGATAATATAAAAAAAGGTGTACTATCAGATGATATTCAGAACTATGCTATGGCATTAACTGCTGCTGCATCAGATGCAAGAATGGCAGGATGTATGTATCCAGTTATGAGTAACTCTGGTAGTGGTAATCAAGGATTAACAGTTATGCTCCCTGTGGTAGCAGTGGCAGAAAAATTAAATGTTAGCTCTGAAAAATTAGCAAGAGCTTTGGTTTTAAGTAATTTAGTAGCAATTCATATTAAAACTTATTTAGGAAGATTATCGGCTTTGTGTGGCTGTGTGGTAGCTTCTGCAGGTGCAAGCTGTGGTATTACATATCTTTTAGGTGGACAACTTAAGGAAATAAATTATTCTATTAAAAATATGGTTGGAAATATATCAGGTATGATATGTGATGGAGCAAAAACAGGCTGTGCTCTAAAAGTATCTACAGGAGTAAGTGCTGCAGTACAATCTTCACTTTTAGCCATGAATAATATAGTTATATCAGAAAAAGAGGGAATAATAGAAAAAGACGTGGAAAAAACCATCAGGAATATAGCTCAAATTGGAAGAGAAGGAATGCTTCAAACAGATAAATTAATATTGAATATAATGACTCATAAATAA
- a CDS encoding thioredoxin domain-containing protein, producing MVKENMFEKANKLINEKSPYLLQHAHNPVDWYPWCEEAFKKAQAEDKPIFLSIGYSTCHWCHVMAHESFEDEEVAKILNENFVSIKVDREERPDIDSIYMTFCQMFTGSGGWPLSVFMTPEKKPFFAGTYFPKEDRYGMRGIVSLLKGIVDAWRKDKGNLIEKSHYITGRMQEAIKDEVEEVGENLINKAYTELREGFDKKYGGFGLYPKFPIAQNLMFLLRYYDHHKDEKALYMVEETLKHMFKGGIFDHIGYGFSRYSTDEKWLVPHFEKMLYDNALLAIAYIETYEVTKKEFYREVCEKIIDYVIRDMMSSEGAFYCAEDADSEGVEGKFYVWGKDEIKDVLKDNWEIYCKYYDITDKGNFEGKNIPNLINADISDLEKDKEVREILYKCRKKLFQHREKRIHPHKDDKILTSWNGLMIAAIAHVGRVLNNENYISYGENAVNFILHNMINEKGRLMARYKDGQVDFLAYLDDYAFIIWSLIELYNATFKDEYLKEAVKLNDEMLRLFWDDENGGFFLYGEDGENLIVRPKEIYDGAIPSGNSVAALNMIRLARITGNVELENKVNQMFKCFGGKVNSNPSLYNFFNMALMYAKEGGKEIVICGHKEDKEVKDILCEINKRFLPFTSTIVYDGNEDIVKIIPYIKDYSKIDNKTTIYVCQNNSCSRGINSLEEFVKKEFS from the coding sequence ATGGTAAAAGAAAATATGTTTGAAAAAGCTAATAAACTTATAAATGAAAAATCTCCATATTTACTCCAACACGCACATAACCCCGTAGATTGGTATCCTTGGTGTGAGGAGGCTTTTAAAAAGGCACAAGCTGAAGATAAACCTATATTTTTGAGCATAGGTTATAGTACTTGTCATTGGTGTCACGTAATGGCTCACGAAAGTTTTGAGGATGAAGAAGTGGCTAAAATATTAAATGAAAACTTTGTGTCCATAAAGGTGGATAGGGAAGAGAGACCGGATATTGATAGTATATACATGACATTTTGCCAGATGTTTACGGGCAGTGGAGGATGGCCCTTAAGTGTTTTTATGACTCCTGAAAAGAAACCTTTTTTTGCAGGCACGTATTTTCCTAAAGAAGATAGGTATGGAATGAGAGGAATTGTAAGTTTGCTAAAAGGCATAGTTGATGCTTGGAGGAAAGATAAAGGGAATTTGATAGAAAAAAGTCATTATATAACAGGGAGAATGCAAGAAGCCATTAAGGATGAAGTGGAAGAAGTAGGAGAAAATTTAATAAATAAAGCGTATACAGAGCTTAGGGAAGGTTTTGATAAAAAATATGGTGGATTTGGGCTTTATCCTAAGTTTCCCATTGCTCAAAATTTAATGTTTTTGCTCAGATATTATGATCATCATAAAGATGAAAAAGCTCTTTATATGGTAGAGGAAACTTTAAAGCATATGTTTAAGGGGGGCATATTTGACCACATAGGATATGGATTTTCTAGATATTCTACAGATGAAAAGTGGTTAGTTCCTCACTTTGAAAAGATGCTTTATGACAATGCTCTTTTAGCTATTGCTTATATAGAGACCTATGAAGTTACTAAAAAAGAGTTTTACAGAGAAGTGTGCGAAAAGATAATAGACTATGTAATAAGGGATATGATGAGTAGTGAAGGAGCTTTTTATTGCGCGGAAGATGCGGATTCAGAAGGAGTAGAAGGTAAATTTTATGTATGGGGTAAGGATGAAATAAAAGATGTACTTAAAGATAATTGGGAAATATATTGTAAGTATTATGATATAACGGATAAAGGCAATTTTGAAGGAAAAAACATACCTAATTTAATAAATGCTGATATAAGTGATTTAGAAAAGGATAAAGAAGTGAGAGAGATTTTGTATAAGTGTAGAAAAAAGCTTTTTCAACATAGGGAAAAAAGAATACATCCACATAAGGATGATAAAATATTAACTTCTTGGAATGGATTGATGATTGCAGCCATAGCTCATGTAGGAAGAGTTTTAAATAATGAAAATTATATAAGTTATGGAGAAAATGCAGTGAATTTTATTCTACATAATATGATAAATGAAAAAGGAAGATTGATGGCTAGATACAAGGATGGTCAGGTAGATTTTTTAGCTTATCTTGATGATTATGCTTTTATTATTTGGTCTCTTATAGAGCTTTATAATGCTACTTTCAAGGATGAATATTTAAAAGAAGCTGTAAAATTAAATGATGAAATGTTAAGGCTTTTTTGGGACGATGAAAATGGGGGATTTTTCTTATATGGAGAAGATGGAGAAAATTTAATAGTGAGGCCTAAAGAAATTTACGATGGGGCAATTCCATCTGGAAATTCAGTAGCGGCTTTAAATATGATTAGATTGGCTAGAATAACAGGAAATGTGGAACTTGAAAATAAAGTGAATCAAATGTTTAAATGCTTTGGGGGAAAGGTAAATTCTAACCCAAGTTTATATAATTTCTTTAATATGGCACTTATGTATGCTAAAGAAGGAGGTAAGGAGATTGTTATATGTGGGCATAAGGAAGATAAAGAAGTAAAAGACATATTATGTGAGATTAATAAGAGATTTTTACCATTTACTAGTACCATAGTATATGATGGAAATGAGGATATTGTAAAGATAATACCTTATATTAAGGATTACAGTAAAATAGACAACAAGACCACTATATATGTATGCCAAAATAATAGCTGTAGCAGAGGTATAAATTCTCTAGAGGAATTTGTAAAAAAAGAATTCTCTTAA
- a CDS encoding YkgJ family cysteine cluster protein translates to MFKCIKCGKCCRSLNKSKLYDDFHNGDGICKWLNEESNECTIYNSRPLICRIDEGYEAFFKDIITKEEYYNENYKICKSLREE, encoded by the coding sequence ATGTTTAAGTGCATAAAGTGTGGAAAATGTTGTAGAAGTTTAAATAAAAGTAAATTATATGATGATTTTCATAATGGTGATGGAATATGTAAATGGTTAAATGAAGAAAGTAATGAATGTACAATATATAACTCTAGACCGTTAATTTGTAGAATTGATGAGGGATATGAGGCTTTTTTTAAGGATATTATTACAAAAGAAGAGTATTATAATGAGAATTATAAAATATGCAAGAGTCTTAGGGAGGAATAA
- a CDS encoding CHAP domain-containing protein, which produces MSTKSTLAKIAKTEALKCFHGFVMQTEPNIDLTIYGFPNWSLEKADRNWCAAFVYYCCKKAGYDIPIRPKECRSCNLAGCGAWEEWALADDRIGYVLGTNDSYTPEIGDVVLFDKVFNNSEHDHIGIVIENKANSIVVAEGNINNISGIIERKKNSHIRAYIRIPENFSYNENEHTL; this is translated from the coding sequence ATGAGTACAAAAAGCACTTTGGCAAAAATAGCAAAAACGGAGGCCTTAAAATGTTTTCACGGATTTGTCATGCAGACAGAACCAAATATTGATTTAACAATATATGGGTTTCCAAACTGGTCGTTAGAAAAAGCTGATAGAAATTGGTGTGCTGCATTTGTGTATTATTGTTGCAAAAAAGCAGGTTATGACATTCCAATACGTCCAAAGGAATGTCGTTCATGTAATTTGGCAGGTTGCGGTGCTTGGGAGGAATGGGCTTTAGCAGATGACAGAATAGGATATGTTTTAGGTACTAATGATTCTTATACACCTGAAATAGGAGATGTTGTACTCTTTGATAAGGTTTTTAATAACTCAGAGCATGACCACATCGGAATTGTTATAGAAAATAAAGCCAATTCAATTGTTGTAGCAGAAGGTAATATCAATAATATTTCTGGGATAATTGAGCGAAAGAAAAATTCACATATACGAGCATACATTCGTATTCCAGAGAACTTCTCGTATAATGAAAATGAGCATACCCTGTAA
- a CDS encoding 3'-5' exoribonuclease YhaM family protein yields MNIQVMTINQFQAGNRIDGFFLIKSVECKSSSNNKKYLDFTFADKTGEINAKLWNATEEDEIYSANSLVKVRGMVTEWQNTLQFKIEKIREVMDEDGVDITNFVPVAPYTSEEMYNDVLEYIKKINNEEIKKLVNYILNEYKETLMYYPAAKSNHHSVRGGLLYHITTMLKAGEKLCEIYTFLNKDLLYSGIILHDISKMEEMASSELGIVSEYTIEGQLLGHIVMGVKKIETAAEKLNINPEIKMLLEHMVLSHHYEADYGSPKKPMIPEAEMLHRLDDMDAKMYDMKKALEDVEPGSMSDRVWSLEKRAIYKAREF; encoded by the coding sequence ATGAATATACAAGTTATGACCATAAATCAGTTTCAAGCAGGAAATAGAATCGACGGATTCTTTTTAATAAAGTCAGTAGAATGTAAATCATCCAGTAACAATAAAAAGTATTTGGATTTTACTTTTGCAGATAAAACTGGAGAAATAAATGCGAAGCTTTGGAATGCTACTGAAGAGGATGAAATATACAGTGCTAATAGTCTTGTGAAAGTAAGAGGTATGGTTACTGAGTGGCAAAATACTCTTCAATTTAAAATAGAAAAAATAAGAGAAGTGATGGATGAAGATGGAGTAGATATAACAAATTTTGTGCCGGTGGCACCTTATACTTCTGAAGAAATGTACAATGATGTATTAGAGTATATTAAAAAAATAAACAATGAAGAAATAAAAAAATTAGTTAATTACATTTTAAACGAATATAAGGAAACTTTAATGTATTATCCAGCAGCCAAAAGTAACCATCATTCCGTAAGAGGAGGACTATTATATCATATAACTACAATGCTTAAAGCTGGAGAAAAATTATGCGAAATATATACATTTTTAAATAAGGATTTACTTTATTCAGGAATAATACTTCATGATATATCAAAGATGGAGGAAATGGCTTCTAGTGAGTTGGGAATTGTAAGTGAATACACCATAGAGGGTCAGCTTTTAGGACATATAGTAATGGGAGTGAAGAAAATAGAAACTGCTGCAGAAAAATTAAATATAAATCCAGAAATAAAAATGCTTCTAGAACATATGGTGCTTTCACATCATTATGAGGCGGATTATGGTAGTCCTAAAAAACCTATGATTCCAGAAGCTGAGATGCTTCATAGACTGGATGACATGGATGCTAAAATGTATGACATGAAAAAGGCTTTAGAAGATGTAGAGCCAGGTAGTATGTCCGATAGAGTTTGGTCTTTAGAGAAAAGAGCCATTTATAAAGCTAGGGAATTTTAA
- a CDS encoding GNAT family N-acetyltransferase yields MKFTTITSSDEIWSRVRNYAESCSWKAGKSLANDMDNNEFKQWERVIVAFYNEKICGYCTVAKTDCIPNVCYTPYIGFMFVDEEYRGNRLSQKLIQYAMDYLKSIGFDKVHIVSDHENLYEKYGFQVIDRKIAPWGSEEKIYMHKL; encoded by the coding sequence ATGAAATTTACAACAATTACATCATCAGATGAGATTTGGAGCAGAGTAAGAAATTATGCAGAGAGTTGTTCATGGAAAGCAGGAAAATCATTAGCTAATGATATGGACAATAATGAATTTAAACAATGGGAAAGAGTTATAGTTGCTTTTTACAATGAGAAGATCTGTGGATATTGTACGGTTGCAAAGACAGATTGCATTCCAAATGTATGCTATACGCCCTACATTGGCTTTATGTTCGTTGACGAAGAATATAGAGGAAATAGACTAAGCCAAAAACTAATTCAGTATGCAATGGATTATTTAAAGTCAATTGGTTTTGATAAAGTGCATATAGTAAGTGACCATGAAAATTTATATGAAAAATACGGTTTCCAAGTCATAGACCGTAAAATTGCTCCATGGGGTTCAGAAGAAAAAATTTATATGCATAAATTGTAA
- a CDS encoding exonuclease SbcCD subunit D: protein MKFIHTSDWHLGKMLEGYSRLDEQEKFIDEFVDMVNCENPDMIIISGDIYDNSNPPARAEGLFYKALREISCNGKRVVLVISGNHDNPDRLEAASPIAHQQGIILLGTPRSVVSVGKCGEANIIEADEGYFEIEINGEKAIILAMPYPSEKRLNEIISDKLSEEERQKDYSEKIGDIFLKLSEKFREDTINLVVSHLFVLGGESSDSERPIQLGGSLTVDANKLPKKAQYIALGHLHKPQKVKGTDGRIRYSGAPIQYSKSERNNANCAYIVEVSKGKEAEIEEVYFKNYKPIEVWKCHGVEEAIDKCKENSDRDVWAYIEIYTDRVILQEEIKEMKSYKNDIVQILPKIQGEEDDEVYENLTEKSMEEVFKEFYKYERKVEPDKDILDLFLNIVNEHEEEVMENETYTSEN, encoded by the coding sequence GTGAAGTTTATTCATACTTCAGACTGGCATTTGGGAAAAATGTTAGAGGGTTATAGTAGGTTAGATGAACAAGAGAAATTTATAGATGAGTTTGTAGATATGGTAAACTGTGAAAATCCGGATATGATAATAATATCCGGAGACATATACGATAATAGCAATCCTCCAGCAAGAGCGGAGGGTTTGTTTTATAAAGCACTTAGAGAAATAAGCTGTAATGGGAAAAGAGTTGTTTTGGTGATATCAGGTAATCATGATAATCCAGATAGGCTGGAAGCAGCATCTCCCATTGCCCACCAGCAGGGTATAATACTTTTAGGGACACCTAGAAGTGTAGTAAGCGTTGGTAAGTGTGGTGAAGCTAATATAATAGAAGCAGATGAAGGATATTTCGAAATAGAAATAAATGGAGAAAAAGCTATTATTCTTGCAATGCCATATCCTAGTGAAAAGAGATTAAATGAAATTATATCAGATAAACTATCCGAAGAGGAAAGACAAAAGGATTACTCAGAAAAGATAGGAGATATATTTTTAAAACTATCAGAAAAGTTTAGAGAAGATACTATAAACTTAGTGGTATCTCATTTATTTGTTTTAGGTGGAGAGAGTTCTGATTCTGAAAGGCCTATTCAATTAGGGGGGAGTCTAACAGTAGATGCTAATAAGTTACCTAAAAAAGCTCAATACATAGCATTAGGACATCTACATAAGCCCCAGAAAGTAAAGGGCACTGATGGAAGAATAAGATATTCGGGTGCACCTATTCAATACAGTAAAAGTGAAAGAAATAATGCTAATTGTGCTTATATAGTAGAGGTATCTAAAGGTAAAGAAGCAGAAATAGAGGAAGTTTATTTTAAAAATTATAAGCCTATAGAAGTTTGGAAATGTCATGGTGTGGAAGAGGCCATAGATAAATGTAAAGAAAACAGTGATAGAGATGTTTGGGCTTATATAGAAATATATACGGATAGAGTAATTCTTCAGGAAGAAATAAAGGAAATGAAGAGTTATAAAAATGATATAGTTCAAATACTTCCTAAAATTCAAGGGGAAGAAGATGATGAGGTATATGAAAATTTAACGGAAAAAAGTATGGAAGAAGTTTTTAAGGAATTTTATAAATATGAGAGAAAAGTGGAGCCTGATAAGGATATATTAGATTTGTTTTTAAATATAGTCAATGAACATGAAGAAGAGGTGATGGAAAATGAAACCTATACTTCTGAAAATTAA
- a CDS encoding AAA family ATPase, giving the protein MKPILLKIKGLNSFVQEQKIPFNELTEKGFFGIFGPTGSGKSTILDGITMALYGKITRDNKGFINSESDRLEVSYTFSIGLGNDIKEYQCDRCIKVDKNGGYKTTLARIYKLNGENNEVIAEGAVNVRNAVESIIGLSVDDFTRSVVLPQGKFSEFLKLTGVDRRSMLERIFKLERYGRGLREKIKKLKDQEEKRLIELNGELNRYNDVSKEKVDTLKEELKNLEEKEQALKKEKEKIDKLYEEYTILWNTKKELQNYIQQQSELVKKAEAIENKKLKLEYGKNAFNIKPFIDEVKNTENSVKINETKLKEKEELLIDINQKLLLLQKEYEVALENQREKTPKLVKKATELSRAVDINKRVKEVEKERQELRFKYDNLNKKIKSLESALLDITTKREVLINDLEELEKSLSNKTISPEYRNSIYSAYDKYCKYKELDENITLLNKKYNTFSEAIKNNEKQFIEIKNKKINLDSSISGLIENREATQKKCPGDGETLLKAQQEVTSVKERKEKILVCLDTKGKLDKKYEDILLKKKELQEKINSLNLEYDHEINELKNGEKLFKEKYNENIAAMLAKELQEGNPCPVCGSTHHVKKANFIGEDELKHVEELNRELKEKCEALKENINHYNINMAAVHRDQQYSEEELKKVNKELEGIDIEKLQEEVKAKEVHFTNLKEKINKWNEELNNLERDLEHKREEKASIDKMYTSLEEKINAAQYNLKSINEDLKDANGKCSNVFKEYTDIIKVLEVENIELEIKKIKIWDEEIVKLKKQEKEKRRAVDKLNKKREEIQREVSKLQSERAQITQSGTEKKNFIDEYGEEVKRICGEEDPEESILKVNKEIDYINTTEKSLRDKLELKKNEKNNCDKEKSSLEKNLETLNGILKNQKENLYIKLKECSFKDEKQVLEYFITKEHIENLQQIINKYEDDKIKLEDNIKRLEDKISGRDITEEQWQQTKEYKFQLQENLNECIEIKAQKKKELDDTIRDLEEVLKLIERKEKYQHKYSLCQELDDLVKGNKFVEFVAMNELKYIAIEASKRLKSITKGRYALEIDVDGNFIMRDDFNGGARRHTSTLSGGETFLTSLSLALALSSQIQLKGSAPLQFFFLDEGFGTLDNDLLDVVMTSLEKLRSENLAVGIISHVEELKNRVPVKLIVSAPVAGVNGSEVKMEYS; this is encoded by the coding sequence ATGAAACCTATACTTCTGAAAATTAAAGGCTTAAATAGCTTCGTTCAGGAACAAAAGATACCTTTTAATGAACTTACAGAGAAAGGATTTTTTGGCATATTTGGACCTACAGGCAGTGGGAAATCTACTATATTAGACGGTATAACTATGGCTCTATATGGTAAAATTACTAGAGATAACAAAGGGTTTATTAATTCAGAAAGTGATAGATTAGAAGTAAGCTATACCTTTTCTATTGGGTTAGGAAACGATATTAAAGAGTATCAATGTGATAGATGTATTAAGGTGGACAAAAATGGTGGATACAAGACCACCTTAGCTAGAATATATAAATTAAATGGAGAAAACAATGAAGTAATAGCAGAGGGTGCGGTAAATGTTAGAAATGCAGTGGAAAGTATAATAGGACTTTCTGTAGATGATTTTACCAGATCTGTAGTGCTTCCTCAGGGTAAATTTAGTGAATTTTTAAAACTAACTGGGGTAGATAGAAGAAGTATGCTAGAAAGAATATTTAAACTAGAACGTTATGGCAGAGGACTTAGGGAGAAAATTAAAAAACTAAAGGATCAGGAAGAAAAGAGATTAATAGAGCTAAATGGAGAGTTAAACAGATATAATGATGTATCTAAAGAAAAAGTAGATACTTTAAAAGAAGAATTAAAAAATTTAGAGGAAAAAGAACAAGCATTAAAGAAGGAAAAAGAAAAGATAGATAAGTTATATGAAGAGTATACTATTTTGTGGAATACCAAAAAAGAACTTCAAAACTATATTCAACAGCAAAGTGAATTGGTGAAAAAAGCAGAAGCCATTGAGAATAAAAAGCTAAAATTAGAATATGGAAAAAATGCCTTTAATATTAAGCCTTTTATAGATGAAGTTAAAAACACTGAAAATAGTGTAAAGATAAATGAAACTAAATTAAAAGAAAAAGAAGAACTTTTAATAGACATAAATCAAAAACTTTTATTGCTTCAAAAGGAATATGAAGTTGCTTTAGAAAATCAAAGAGAAAAAACTCCAAAGTTGGTTAAAAAGGCTACAGAGCTATCTAGAGCAGTGGATATAAATAAAAGAGTAAAGGAAGTTGAAAAGGAAAGACAGGAGTTAAGATTTAAGTACGATAATTTAAATAAAAAGATAAAATCCCTAGAGTCAGCTTTATTAGATATAACTACAAAAAGAGAAGTTTTAATTAATGATTTGGAGGAATTAGAAAAAAGTTTAAGCAATAAGACTATATCTCCAGAGTATAGAAATTCCATCTATAGTGCATATGATAAGTATTGCAAATATAAGGAATTAGATGAAAATATAACTTTATTAAATAAAAAATATAATACCTTTAGTGAAGCTATAAAGAACAATGAAAAACAGTTCATAGAAATAAAGAATAAAAAGATAAATTTAGATAGTTCAATAAGTGGTTTAATAGAAAATAGAGAAGCTACTCAAAAGAAGTGTCCAGGAGATGGAGAAACTTTATTAAAAGCTCAGCAGGAAGTGACTTCAGTAAAAGAAAGAAAAGAAAAGATATTGGTATGTTTAGATACTAAAGGGAAATTAGATAAAAAATATGAAGATATTTTGTTGAAAAAGAAAGAACTTCAGGAAAAAATTAATTCTTTAAATTTAGAGTATGACCATGAGATAAATGAACTTAAAAATGGTGAAAAATTATTTAAGGAAAAGTACAATGAAAACATTGCAGCAATGCTGGCAAAGGAGCTACAAGAAGGAAATCCTTGTCCAGTATGTGGATCCACTCACCATGTGAAAAAAGCCAATTTTATAGGTGAAGATGAATTAAAACATGTGGAAGAGTTAAACAGAGAATTAAAAGAAAAATGTGAAGCCCTTAAGGAAAATATTAACCATTATAATATTAACATGGCAGCAGTTCATAGAGATCAGCAGTATTCAGAAGAGGAACTTAAAAAAGTAAATAAAGAATTAGAAGGAATAGATATAGAAAAGTTACAAGAAGAGGTAAAGGCTAAAGAAGTCCATTTTACTAATTTAAAGGAAAAAATAAATAAGTGGAATGAAGAACTTAATAATTTAGAGAGGGATTTAGAGCATAAGAGGGAAGAAAAGGCTTCTATTGATAAAATGTATACATCCCTAGAGGAAAAAATAAATGCGGCACAATATAATTTGAAAAGTATAAATGAGGATTTAAAAGATGCAAATGGCAAGTGCTCTAATGTATTTAAAGAATACACAGATATTATAAAAGTATTAGAGGTAGAAAATATAGAATTGGAAATAAAGAAAATAAAAATTTGGGATGAAGAGATAGTTAAACTTAAAAAACAAGAAAAAGAAAAGAGAAGAGCAGTAGATAAATTAAATAAGAAAAGGGAAGAAATACAAAGGGAAGTATCAAAACTACAAAGTGAAAGAGCGCAAATAACCCAAAGTGGAACAGAGAAAAAGAATTTCATAGATGAATATGGAGAAGAAGTAAAAAGAATATGTGGAGAAGAAGATCCTGAGGAATCTATATTAAAAGTTAACAAGGAAATAGACTATATAAACACCACTGAAAAATCTCTAAGAGATAAATTAGAATTAAAAAAGAATGAAAAAAATAATTGTGACAAAGAAAAATCTAGCTTAGAGAAAAATTTAGAGACTTTAAATGGCATATTAAAGAATCAAAAAGAAAATTTATACATTAAATTAAAGGAGTGTAGCTTTAAAGATGAAAAACAGGTTTTAGAGTATTTTATAACCAAAGAACATATAGAGAATCTGCAGCAAATAATAAATAAATATGAAGATGATAAAATAAAATTAGAGGATAATATAAAAAGATTAGAAGATAAAATCAGTGGAAGAGATATTACTGAAGAGCAGTGGCAGCAGACAAAAGAGTATAAATTTCAACTGCAAGAAAATTTAAATGAATGCATAGAAATAAAGGCGCAAAAGAAAAAGGAATTAGATGATACCATAAGGGATTTAGAGGAAGTGTTAAAGCTAATAGAAAGAAAGGAAAAATATCAGCATAAATATAGTTTATGTCAGGAGTTAGACGATTTAGTAAAAGGAAATAAATTTGTAGAATTTGTGGCTATGAATGAACTGAAGTATATAGCTATAGAGGCTTCAAAGAGGTTGAAAAGTATTACTAAGGGAAGATATGCTTTAGAAATAGATGTGGATGGTAATTTTATAATGAGAGATGACTTTAATGGAGGCGCTAGAAGGCATACAAGCACTTTATCAGGTGGCGAAACCTTCCTAACATCCCTATCCTTAGCTTTAGCACTTTCATCACAAATTCAATTAAAAGGTAGTGCTCCACTACAGTTTTTCTTCTTAGATGAAGGATTTGGAACTTTAGACAATGATCTTTTAGATGTAGTAATGACATCATTAGAAAAACTTAGAAGCGAAAACTTAGCAGTGGGAATCATAAGTCATGTGGAAGAATTAAAAAATAGAGTTCCAGTTAAGCTTATAGTAAGTGCTCCAGTGGCAGGAGTAAATGGAAGCGAAGTAAAAATGGAATACAGTTAA